The nucleotide sequence ACCCGCCCGTGGCGGAGGCCCTACCGCTCAGCCTCCAGCACATGTTCGCCATGTTCGGGGCGACCGTCCTGGTCCCCTACCTGGTGGGCCTCGATCCCAGCATCGCCCTGCTCGCCAGCGGGGTGGGCACCTGGATCTACATCCTGTCCACCCGCTTCCAGGTTCCGTCCTACCTGGGCTCCAGCTTCGCCTTCATCGCGCCCATGATCGCCGCCGCCAAGGCGTACGGCCTTCCGGCCGCCCTGGGCGGTGGCGTGGCGGCCGGGCTCGTCTACGTCGTCGTCGCCGCCCTGGTCTCCCGCCTGGGCAGCGACTGGATCCACACCCTGATGCCGCCCGCCTTCGTCGGCGCCATCGTCATCGTCATCGGCCTGGGGCTGGCGCCGACCGCCGTCCAGATGGCCATGCGGGACGCCCACGGCGCTCTGGTCCCGCAGCACGTGCTGGTGGCGGCGGTGACGTTGGGCGTCGCGCTGGCCGTGGCGGTCTTCGGGCGCGGCTTCCTCTCCGTCGTGCCGGTGCTCACCGGGGTGGTGGTCGGTTACGCCTTCGCCGCCACCCAGGGACTGGTCGACTGGAGCGCCGTCCGCAGCGCGCCCTGGATCGGGCTGCCCCACTTCACCACGCCTGCCTTCAACTGGGCCGCCATCGCGCTGGTGGCGCCGGTGGCGCTGGTGACGCTGACCGAGCACATCGGCCACCTCTTCGTGGCCAACTCCATCGTGGGCCGCGACTTCTTCCGGAAGCCGGGCCTCCACCGCTCGCTCCTCGGCGACGGCATCGCCACCGTCGTCGCCTCCTTCATGGGAGGCCCGCCCAGCACCACCTACGGCGAGAACCTGGGCGTGATGGCGATCACCCGCGTCTACAGCGTCTCGGTGATCGGCGGCGCCGGGCTCCTGGCCGCACTCCTCGCCTTCGTGCCCAAGCTGGGCGCCGCCATCCACGCCATCCCGCAGCCGGTGATGGGGGGCGTCTCGGTCCTCCTCTTCGGCACCATCGCCTCCTCGGGCCTGCGCATGCTGGTGGATGGCCGGGTGGATTATAGTAACCAGAAGAACCTGATGCTCTCCTCCGTCACCCTGGTGGTCGGCCTGGGCGGCACGGTGGTCGACTTGGGCCGCTTCCATCTGGAGGGGATGGCCCTGGCGACCGGGGTGGGCATTCTGCTCAACCTCGCCTTCCTGGCGGTGGAGAGGTGGGGCGGCCGGGCGGAGGCGGGCGCGGCGGCCGGTGCCCGCGAGCCGCGCGAAGCCGCGCGGCGGGGCCAGCCGGCTTCGGCTCCGCTCCCGGCGGCGGAAGGGGCCCCCGAGGCGACCGGCGACCTGCCGCTGGCCACGGGAGCGCCGCGGGGCTGAGGCCGGGGCGCCCCCACCCGAGCCTGCGCCCGCCGCCCGAGCCCGAACGGAGGCATGGCGATGGCGACGGTGGTGCGCAACGGGAACGGCCACAGGCTTCGGCCCTGGCGGGGCTTCGAGCCGGATCAGCTGGAGACGTTTCGCGCGGACGACGGTACGGTGCTGGTCCTGCGCCGCTGGGAGGCGCGGGGACCCCGGCACGGCGACATCCTGGTCTTCCACGGCGCGGGCGCCCATGGCGGCCTCTACGAGCCCTTCGCCGCCGAGCTGGCCACCCGGGGATGGTCGGTCTGGGTCCCAGACCTTCGGGGGCATGGCGCCTCGGGCGGGCGCAAGGGGGACGTGGAGCGATTCGAACGCTATGCCCGTGATGCGGCTCCGCTGGCCGAACGGATGGCGGAGCCGCGCTTCCTCTGGGGCGAGAGCATGGGCGGGCTGGTGGCGCTGGAGCTGGCGCTGGAGCAGCCCGGCAGCTGGCAGGGGGTCGTGCTGAGCGCGCCGGCACTCTTGCTGGTCCGGGAGATGAGCCGCCCCGTCCGTCTCCTGGGGCGCGTCGCCTCCCGCCTGGTTCCGCGCCTGACGGCGCCGCTCCTCGGCCGGGGCGAGATGCCCGGCCTGCCCCCGGGGACGCTGGGGAGGGAGTTCACCGTGCGCTGGGGGATGGAGGTGGTCCGCGCCGGCGAGGCGCTGGCCGCCCGTGCCCCGGAGCTGCGCGTGCCCTCGCTCTGGCTCCTGCCCGGCGCCGACCCGCTGGTCGACGAGGAGCGGGTGGCGGCGCTGGCCCGGAGCGTGCCCGGCGCCACGATCCGGCTCTACCCCGGTTACCCGCACGCCATCCTGACCGGGCCCGAGCCCGTCGCCGTGGTGGCCTCGAGCACCGCCTGGCTGGAGGCGCAGGGCCGCGAGGGATCGCCGGCCGGGGCGGCCGGGGGCGTCTCGCCCTCCTAGCGCCGGCCGGGCCGGCCCTCGTGGCCGTCCCAGGCCAGTTCCAGCTCGCGCCCCTCGCCGTCCGTGGTGATCAGCCGGACCGGTCCCCGCCAGAGCTCGCCGATGTACTCCAGCGTCTTCTTGGCGTACTCCAGGTCGAGGCCCGAGATATGCCGGTCCAGCTGTTCGAGGTAGAGCTGGCCGTGCCGGACCTCGGTCACCGCCACCAGGGGCACGCCGTAGTTGTACCGGGGACGGCAGAGGAACTCGCGCACCTGGTCGATGTCGCGGCTCTTGATCTCCAGATCCGGTCCCCGCCCGGCGGAGGCCATCCGGCCCCGCGGCCCGTAGGTGAAGAGCTCCATCTCCTCGGCCAGCTCGGGCGTGAGGAAGTTCTGGATGAGCGAGACGTCGTCGTCGCTGCTCCGGACCCGCCAGAGCTGCTCCATGCCGAGGCGCTCCTCGATGTCGCGCAGGATCCGGTAGCCCAGGTAGTAAGGGTTGATCTGGAGGCGCCCTCCGGGCTGGACCACCGCCGCGTGCAGACGGGCGTACTCCAGCGTCTCCTCCGCGCTCAGCGAGCGGAGCTCCTCCAGGATGCGGGCGTGCCAGAAGGTGGCCCAGCCTTCGTTCAGGATCTTGGTGGCGAACTGCGGATAGAAGTAGTAGGACTCCTCGCGCTGGATCTCCAGGATATCCCGCTCCCACGGCGCCAGCGGCGCGTAGTTGGCCAGGAACCAGAGCAGGTCCCGCTCGGGGCGGGGAGGGAGCGGTGGCAGCGCCGCGACCTCTTCCCGGGGTGCGGGGCGCTCCTCCTCCGTGAAGAGCTCGTTGTACCGCTCCTCGGCGGGGTCGCGACGCGGGGCGGGCGGCTTCCTGCCGGGCGCCTCCTCCGCATAGCGGCGGCGATGGAGCCCCTGGGGGAAGTCGACGTGCTGCTCCAGCGCCATGGCGATGTCCATCACGTGCTCCACCCGCTCGTCGCCCACCTCCTCCCGGTAGCGGTCGATGCGCTGCGCGTGGTCGGCCGCCTCCGCCACCATGTGCCGGTTGCTTCCTTGAAAAAGGACGTTGTTCTTGAAGAAGTCGGCGTGGGCGGCGACGTGGGCGACCACCAGCAGGTTCTCCACCGGCCGGTTGGTGTCCAGCAGGAAGGCGTAGGCGGGGTCGTTGTTGAGCACGATCTCGTAAACGCGCGAGAGGCCCATCTGCCCGAAGATCCGGTTGCGGTTGTAGACCTGGCCGTACGACCAGTGCTGGGCGCGGGTGGGCAGCCCGTAGGCGGCCAGCTCGGCCATGATCTCCTCCGGCACCACCTCGAAGCGCAGGTCGAAGAAGTCGAGCCCCAGCACCCTGGCCTGCTCCAGCACCTCCTCGAAACGCTCAGGAAGCGGTTCCAGCGGCATCGCCCTCACCCCCGTGGTCGGCCAGGAGAAAGGCTCGCAACGCGGCGTAGACGTCCTCCCGACGGTGGATGGCGACGGCCACGAAGTGCGGATCGTCGACCCTGGCCAGGGCCCGCCCGAAGAGGCTCTTCGGCCGCTCCAGCGTTCGCGCGCGGCCCTCCCGGCCGCGGGCGTCGCGCTCCAGGCCGCCGTAGAAGGAGGCGCCGGCCGCCTCCACGATCTCGCCGTAGCCCACCATCCGGCTCTCGGCCAGCAGCTCGCGGACGGCCTGGGCGGCGGCGGCGTTGTCCTCGGGGAAGTTGTCGCCGTCGGAGAAGTGGAAGACGTAGTTGTTCCACTGGCCGGCCGGGTGGTGGCGGCGGATGTGGTCCAGGGCCGCCCGGTAGGCGCTGGAGCAGATGGTCCCGCCCGCCGAGCCGATCCCGAAGAAGGTCCTCTCGTCCACCAGCCGCGCTTCGGCGTCGTGGGCGATGAAGACGATCTCCACCTTCTCGTAGCGGGTGCGGAGGAACTGGACCATCCAGAAGAAGAAGGCCTTGGCGATGTACTTCTTGTCGAGCGTCATGCTCGCCGAGCGGTCGAGCAGGAGGTAGGCGGCCGCCTGCATGCGGGGCCGCGGCTCCTCGCGCCAGCTGCGGTAGCGCAGATCGTCCTGCACGAACTCGCCCGGCCGGGGTTCTCCGCGCGCGGCCCTCCTCTTCAGGTTCTCGCGGAGCGTGCGGCGCTTGTCGACGTTGGCCAGCGAGCCCACCCGGCGCACCTCGTCGAAACGGAGCTCGTGGACCCGGGTCTGCCGTCCCTTGGGCTCCAGCCAGGGCAGGTCCAGGTCCTCCAGCATCATCCGCGCCAGCTCCTGGACGGTCAGGTCGGTCTCGAAGGTCAGCTCGCCCGGCGCGTCGCCGGCCTGGCCGGCTCCGCCGCCGGCCGCCGGCTCGACGAGACGGTCGCCCGGCTCGCCCTTTCCCTGCCCGACGCCCTGGTGCGACTGGGGGAGACCGTACCGGAAATGGTAGCGGTCGAGGTAGCGGATCGGCACCCGCACCAGGCGCTGGCCATCGGAACCGATGATCGCCTCTTCGGTGACCAGGTGGCGGAGGTTCTCCCGGATCGCCTCGCGCACCCTCTGGTCGTGGCGCCGCGCGTCGCGGACCCCACGGCGGCGAAGTTCCCAAGGAAGCTCGTCAGGCATCCGTCACCCCTCCCGCGAAGCGGTTCACTTCTCGCGCGAGAGCAGCGAGGAGACGTACTTGAGGAGCTCGTTGGCGCAGGTGGCGCAGTACCCCTCGCGCTGGGTGAGTGTGTCCACCACCTGGTTGATCCGCTTCAGCTCTTCCTCGTCCGGGTTGCGGGAGGTGACCGTGAGGCGGATGGTATCCCGCCGCTCGTCGAAGAGCTGCCGCTCCAGAGCCGTGCGCAGCTTCTCGTGCGAGGTGTAGTCGAAGCGCTCGCCCCGGCGGTCGGCGATGGCCACCTTGCGCATGATCTCGTTGCGGAAGGCGTCCTTGCCGCTCTCGGAGACGGCCACCTTCTCCTCGATGGAGCGCATCAGCCGCTCGTCCGGCTCGCGCTCCTCGCCGGTGATGGGGTCGCTGATCCGCGCGTGCTCCAGGTAGGCCTCGACGTTGTCCAGGTAGTTGTCCAGGAGCGTCCGGATCTCGTCCTCGAAGGAGACGAAGAAGGCCTTCTGCACGTCGGTTCGCGCGATCTCGTCGTACTCCCGGCGGGCGTCGGCGATCAGCTGCTCGTACTCCTCCCGCTTCTCGCGGCCCAGCTCCGCCAGATCGTCCACGCCCTCCTTGAGCGAGAGGAGGATGTCGATGGGGTTGACGCAGGTGACCCCCGGCCGCGTGAAGGCGGCCGCGATGCGGTTCATCACGAAGCGGGGCGAGATCCCGAACATCCCCTCGTTCTCGCTCTCGGCCCGGATCTTCTTGACGTCCCGGCTGCTGTAGCCCTCCACCTCGTCGCCGTTGTAGAGGTGCATCTTCTTGACGCGGCTGAGGCCGGGCCGGTTCGAGTCCTCCAGGCGCGTCATGATGGCGAACATGGAGGCCACCTCGAGCGTGTGCGGGGCGATGTGGACGCCGTGGAGGTTGGACTGGGAGAGGAGCTTCCGGTAGATGCGCACTTCCTCCGAGAGCTTCAGGTTGTAGGGGAACCGGACGGCGATCATGCGGTCGCGGAGCGCCTGAGAGGTCTCGTCGCTCAGGAACTGCTGGTACTCCACCTCGTTGGTGTGGGCGACCACGCACTCGTCCGCGTAGATCAGCGGGAAGCGCCCGGTCTTGATGTTCCGCTCCTGGGCGAGGGTCAGGAGGACGTAGAGGAAGCGCGGGTCGGCCTTGAGCATCTCGATGAACTCCATCAGCCCGCGGTTGGCGATGTTCAGCTCGCCGTCGAAGCGGTAGGCGCGCGGATCCGATTCGGCGCCGTACTCTCC is from Bacillota bacterium and encodes:
- a CDS encoding protein prkA translates to MDDVFELIDEYRRSHAEEAWSGTFRDYLPMVIENPRLARRAHERLWDMIRERGSEVDEQTGVERYRFFGDDLFGVDEAVAQVVEYFKAAAMGSDVRRRILLLYGPPSSGKSELVILLKRGLEEYSRTAEGAIYAIADCPQHEDPLHLIPHRLRPEFRQRYGIDIEGELCPRCALELKESYEGDIYRVPVQRIFLSEKDRVGIGTFVPSDPKSQDISELVGSLDLARIGEYGAESDPRAYRFDGELNIANRGLMEFIEMLKADPRFLYVLLTLAQERNIKTGRFPLIYADECVVAHTNEVEYQQFLSDETSQALRDRMIAVRFPYNLKLSEEVRIYRKLLSQSNLHGVHIAPHTLEVASMFAIMTRLEDSNRPGLSRVKKMHLYNGDEVEGYSSRDVKKIRAESENEGMFGISPRFVMNRIAAAFTRPGVTCVNPIDILLSLKEGVDDLAELGREKREEYEQLIADARREYDEIARTDVQKAFFVSFEDEIRTLLDNYLDNVEAYLEHARISDPITGEEREPDERLMRSIEEKVAVSESGKDAFRNEIMRKVAIADRRGERFDYTSHEKLRTALERQLFDERRDTIRLTVTSRNPDEEELKRINQVVDTLTQREGYCATCANELLKYVSSLLSREK
- a CDS encoding DUF444 family protein, producing the protein MPDELPWELRRRGVRDARRHDQRVREAIRENLRHLVTEEAIIGSDGQRLVRVPIRYLDRYHFRYGLPQSHQGVGQGKGEPGDRLVEPAAGGGAGQAGDAPGELTFETDLTVQELARMMLEDLDLPWLEPKGRQTRVHELRFDEVRRVGSLANVDKRRTLRENLKRRAARGEPRPGEFVQDDLRYRSWREEPRPRMQAAAYLLLDRSASMTLDKKYIAKAFFFWMVQFLRTRYEKVEIVFIAHDAEARLVDERTFFGIGSAGGTICSSAYRAALDHIRRHHPAGQWNNYVFHFSDGDNFPEDNAAAAQAVRELLAESRMVGYGEIVEAAGASFYGGLERDARGREGRARTLERPKSLFGRALARVDDPHFVAVAIHRREDVYAALRAFLLADHGGEGDAAGTAS
- a CDS encoding SpoVR family protein, with the translated sequence MPLEPLPERFEEVLEQARVLGLDFFDLRFEVVPEEIMAELAAYGLPTRAQHWSYGQVYNRNRIFGQMGLSRVYEIVLNNDPAYAFLLDTNRPVENLLVVAHVAAHADFFKNNVLFQGSNRHMVAEAADHAQRIDRYREEVGDERVEHVMDIAMALEQHVDFPQGLHRRRYAEEAPGRKPPAPRRDPAEERYNELFTEEERPAPREEVAALPPLPPRPERDLLWFLANYAPLAPWERDILEIQREESYYFYPQFATKILNEGWATFWHARILEELRSLSAEETLEYARLHAAVVQPGGRLQINPYYLGYRILRDIEERLGMEQLWRVRSSDDDVSLIQNFLTPELAEEMELFTYGPRGRMASAGRGPDLEIKSRDIDQVREFLCRPRYNYGVPLVAVTEVRHGQLYLEQLDRHISGLDLEYAKKTLEYIGELWRGPVRLITTDGEGRELELAWDGHEGRPGRR
- a CDS encoding alpha/beta fold hydrolase, whose product is MATVVRNGNGHRLRPWRGFEPDQLETFRADDGTVLVLRRWEARGPRHGDILVFHGAGAHGGLYEPFAAELATRGWSVWVPDLRGHGASGGRKGDVERFERYARDAAPLAERMAEPRFLWGESMGGLVALELALEQPGSWQGVVLSAPALLLVREMSRPVRLLGRVASRLVPRLTAPLLGRGEMPGLPPGTLGREFTVRWGMEVVRAGEALAARAPELRVPSLWLLPGADPLVDEERVAALARSVPGATIRLYPGYPHAILTGPEPVAVVASSTAWLEAQGREGSPAGAAGGVSPS